Proteins encoded in a region of the Gallalistipes aquisgranensis genome:
- the rsmI gene encoding 16S rRNA (cytidine(1402)-2'-O)-methyltransferase produces MAKLYVVPTPIGNLDDITLRAVKVLSDADMILAEDTRTTGFLLAHLGIEKPKLRSHHKFNEHATVEMIAERIAAGESVALVSDAGTPGISDPGFLLVRTCVEAGLEVETLPGATACIPALVQSGFPCDRFCFEGFLPQKKGRVKRLQQLAGEERTIVFYESPYRLVKCLGQLAEVFGPDRRVSVSRELTKKFEQTVRGTLAEAMDYFREHEPRGEFVIVLAGREKKDRMSHADSEDE; encoded by the coding sequence ATGGCAAAACTGTACGTAGTTCCCACACCGATCGGCAATCTGGACGACATTACGCTTCGGGCGGTGAAAGTGCTCTCCGATGCGGATATGATCCTTGCGGAGGATACCCGTACGACGGGTTTCCTGCTGGCCCATCTGGGAATCGAGAAGCCGAAGCTCCGGTCGCATCATAAATTCAACGAACACGCTACCGTGGAGATGATCGCCGAGCGGATCGCCGCCGGCGAGAGTGTGGCGCTCGTGTCGGATGCCGGCACGCCCGGCATCTCCGATCCGGGCTTTCTGTTGGTGCGCACCTGCGTCGAGGCCGGGCTGGAGGTGGAGACGCTTCCGGGGGCGACGGCCTGTATTCCGGCGCTCGTGCAGAGCGGGTTCCCCTGCGACCGCTTTTGTTTCGAAGGGTTCCTTCCACAGAAAAAGGGTAGGGTCAAACGGTTGCAACAGTTGGCCGGGGAGGAGCGTACGATCGTTTTCTACGAATCGCCTTACCGCCTGGTGAAATGCCTCGGGCAGCTGGCGGAGGTGTTCGGGCCCGACCGCAGGGTTTCGGTGTCGCGCGAGTTGACCAAGAAGTTCGAACAGACGGTGCGCGGCACGCTGGCCGAAGCGATGGACTATTTCCGGGAACACGAGCCGCGGGGAGAATTCGTGATCGTGCTGGCAGGCCGGGAGAAAAAGGACAGAATGTCGCATGCGGATTCCGAAGACGAATAG
- a CDS encoding lysophospholipid acyltransferase family protein, producing MKFWARVRYWLLLNSCRAAGALPTWVLYHFFQDLLYFAIYKMARYRLKVVRGNLRNSFPEKTPEQLHEIERRFYRHLSEVVVDTVDLVNISRRELEERIHFTNVDEVEAQMQGKDWIAALAHFGCWEYFGAYQLHTASQVIGVYRPLHEKAFDEYYKYMRSRFGLRPVAMHCLLRNIVQNKKNGCRQILGLIADQTPPEPEINHWFDFLHQPTAFFMGVEKLSLKFGMPVYVMSLSKVSRAHYEVSFHPIYDGVEPVQEFEITKRYAAELEKMIRRSPELWMWSHRRWKHKPVPAVPES from the coding sequence ATGAAATTCTGGGCCCGGGTGCGATATTGGCTGTTGCTGAACTCCTGCCGTGCGGCGGGGGCGCTCCCCACGTGGGTTCTCTACCATTTTTTCCAGGACCTGCTCTATTTTGCGATCTACAAGATGGCGCGTTACCGGCTGAAGGTGGTGCGCGGAAACCTGCGCAACTCTTTCCCGGAAAAGACGCCCGAGCAACTGCACGAGATCGAACGGCGGTTTTACCGTCATCTTTCCGAAGTCGTGGTCGATACGGTCGATCTGGTCAATATCAGCCGCCGGGAGCTCGAGGAGAGGATACATTTCACCAATGTCGACGAGGTCGAGGCACAGATGCAGGGCAAGGATTGGATCGCTGCTCTGGCTCATTTCGGCTGTTGGGAATATTTCGGGGCGTATCAGCTCCACACCGCCTCGCAGGTGATCGGCGTCTACCGGCCCCTGCACGAGAAGGCGTTCGACGAGTATTACAAATATATGCGTTCGCGCTTCGGTCTGCGGCCGGTGGCCATGCACTGCCTTCTGCGCAACATTGTGCAGAACAAAAAGAACGGATGCCGCCAGATACTGGGGCTTATCGCCGATCAGACGCCTCCCGAGCCCGAAATCAACCATTGGTTCGATTTTCTGCACCAGCCGACCGCCTTTTTCATGGGGGTGGAAAAGTTGTCGCTCAAGTTCGGAATGCCTGTTTACGTAATGAGCCTCAGCAAAGTGAGCCGGGCGCATTACGAAGTGAGTTTCCATCCGATTTACGACGGCGTGGAGCCCGTGCAGGAGTTCGAAATCACGAAACGCTATGCCGCCGAGCTGGAGAAGATGATCCGTCGCAGTCCGGAACTGTGGATGTGGTCGCATCGCCGATGGAAACACAAGCCCGTTCCTGCGGTTCCCGAATCTTAA
- a CDS encoding sialate O-acetylesterase yields the protein MKKLFYSALFLCLSAGAGLANPPKFADIFNSGMVLQREAPIRVWGSADPGTRVEVSILRTRVSATADEKGAWTTELPAMKAGGPFTLSVSAGDEKTTLEDILVGEVWFAGGQSNMEFSLRSSKDGDKAVAEAQNPYIRVAYVPAIPYEGAQPCKPVPWRHATTDYVRSMSAVGYYFAKELQETLNVPVGIICLYKGNTTASVWMSREKLLSDPLFVPIAENYDRYMAAMAPGEYERQLADYKEWNTYYQSHGRQGKRLQEPMGPKNFRRPSGLFANVLRVAPMTIRGVIFYQGEANTTRAAQYQKLFPALIEEWREIFRQPDMPFYFVQVPELQDRSTFPELRWAQLQSWLHTPNTGMAMAMGYGEPDQIHPIQKQPVGHRLALIALAKNYGYDLTYSGPIYKGVSFEDGKAVLTFDFVCGGLASADGKPLRSFTICGEDQQFVPAEARIEGDKVVVWSDRVTAPVAVRYSWSVVPDGNLINTDSLPASPFRTDDFRLKTEGKLHDTYRYVYANGQKIIR from the coding sequence ATGAAAAAACTGTTCTATTCCGCCCTATTTCTCTGTCTCTCCGCAGGCGCAGGGCTGGCGAACCCGCCGAAATTCGCCGATATTTTCAACTCCGGCATGGTACTTCAGCGGGAAGCCCCCATCCGCGTATGGGGATCGGCCGATCCCGGCACCCGGGTGGAGGTTTCCATCCTGCGCACCCGGGTATCCGCCACGGCCGACGAAAAAGGAGCGTGGACAACGGAGCTGCCCGCCATGAAAGCGGGAGGCCCGTTCACCCTCTCCGTCTCCGCCGGGGACGAAAAGACGACGCTCGAAGACATTCTCGTGGGAGAGGTATGGTTCGCCGGCGGCCAGTCGAACATGGAGTTTTCGCTCCGCTCGAGCAAGGACGGCGACAAAGCTGTCGCCGAAGCGCAAAACCCCTACATCCGGGTCGCCTATGTACCCGCAATCCCCTACGAAGGGGCACAGCCCTGCAAGCCCGTTCCCTGGCGCCATGCCACCACCGACTATGTGCGTTCGATGAGCGCCGTGGGCTACTATTTCGCCAAAGAACTGCAGGAGACACTGAACGTTCCGGTAGGCATCATCTGCCTCTACAAGGGCAATACCACCGCCTCGGTATGGATGAGCCGCGAAAAGCTCCTTTCCGACCCGCTCTTCGTCCCGATCGCAGAGAATTACGACCGGTACATGGCGGCCATGGCCCCCGGCGAATACGAACGCCAGCTGGCCGACTACAAGGAGTGGAACACCTATTACCAGTCTCACGGCCGGCAGGGGAAACGCCTCCAGGAACCGATGGGCCCCAAAAACTTCCGCCGTCCGTCGGGCTTGTTCGCCAACGTCCTGCGCGTGGCGCCCATGACGATCCGGGGAGTCATCTTCTACCAGGGCGAGGCCAACACCACCCGCGCCGCCCAATACCAGAAACTGTTTCCTGCGCTGATCGAAGAGTGGCGTGAAATATTCCGGCAGCCCGACATGCCGTTCTATTTCGTGCAGGTACCCGAGCTGCAAGACCGCTCCACTTTCCCCGAACTGCGCTGGGCCCAGCTCCAGAGCTGGCTCCACACGCCCAATACGGGCATGGCTATGGCTATGGGATACGGCGAACCCGATCAGATACATCCCATCCAGAAACAACCCGTGGGACACCGTCTCGCCCTGATCGCGCTGGCCAAAAACTACGGATACGACCTGACCTACTCCGGCCCCATATACAAAGGTGTTTCGTTCGAGGACGGCAAGGCGGTCCTGACGTTCGATTTCGTCTGCGGAGGACTGGCTTCAGCTGACGGAAAACCACTGCGCAGTTTCACGATATGCGGCGAAGACCAGCAATTCGTCCCGGCCGAAGCCCGGATCGAGGGAGACAAAGTCGTGGTCTGGTCGGACCGGGTGACCGCTCCCGTAGCCGTGCGTTACAGTTGGTCGGTAGTGCCGGACGGCAACCTCATCAATACAGACTCGCTGCCCGCCTCACCGTTCCGCACCGATGACTTCCGGCTCAAAACCGAAGGCAAGCTGCACGATACCTACCGGTACGTCTATGCCAACGGACAGAAAATCATCCGCTGA
- a CDS encoding glycosyltransferase family 2 protein, protein MPVVKVVILNWNGEEHLRRFLPSVVDATPAEAEIVVADNGSTDGSLVLLRERFPGVTLLLLDRNYGYAEGYNRALAQLEADYFVLLNSDVETPRGWLGPLVERMESDPSIVALAPKLLAYGDRGRFEYAGASGGFLDMLGYPFCRGRILSTLERDEGQYDTAREVFWASGACMVVRAGMFRELGGFDGKFFAHMEEIDLCWRAQLRGYRVWIEPRSRVWHLGGGTLPNNTPRKIYLNYRNNLAMLYKNLPAGRVEAILFLRMVLDGLSALVFLLQGRPDFFREVFRAHMDFHRRRGELREQRRRIQDGAVASPRMIYGGSIILRYLLGKRRFGTMM, encoded by the coding sequence ATGCCGGTAGTCAAAGTCGTTATACTGAATTGGAACGGGGAGGAGCACCTGCGCCGTTTCCTGCCTTCCGTGGTGGATGCGACCCCGGCGGAAGCGGAGATCGTGGTGGCCGACAACGGTTCGACGGACGGTTCGCTGGTCCTGTTGCGGGAGCGGTTCCCTGGGGTGACCTTGCTGCTGCTGGACCGTAATTACGGGTATGCCGAGGGATACAACCGCGCTCTCGCACAACTGGAAGCCGATTATTTCGTCCTGCTCAATTCGGATGTGGAGACGCCGCGGGGGTGGCTCGGGCCGCTGGTGGAACGGATGGAGTCCGATCCTTCGATCGTCGCCCTGGCGCCCAAACTGCTCGCTTACGGCGACCGGGGACGTTTCGAATATGCCGGTGCGAGCGGAGGGTTTCTGGATATGCTCGGCTATCCGTTCTGCCGGGGGCGGATTCTCTCCACGCTGGAGCGGGACGAGGGACAGTACGACACGGCCCGCGAGGTCTTCTGGGCATCGGGGGCCTGCATGGTCGTGCGGGCCGGGATGTTCCGGGAACTGGGCGGTTTCGACGGAAAGTTCTTCGCCCATATGGAGGAGATCGACCTTTGCTGGCGGGCGCAACTGCGCGGGTACCGGGTGTGGATCGAACCCCGCAGCCGGGTGTGGCATCTGGGCGGCGGGACCCTGCCCAACAATACGCCCAGGAAAATCTATCTCAATTACCGCAACAATCTGGCGATGCTCTATAAGAATCTGCCTGCCGGGCGGGTGGAGGCGATCCTCTTCCTCAGAATGGTGCTTGACGGCCTCTCCGCGCTGGTGTTCCTGTTGCAGGGCCGGCCCGACTTCTTCCGGGAGGTGTTCCGGGCCCACATGGATTTCCACCGCCGGAGGGGCGAACTGAGGGAACAGCGCCGCCGGATACAGGATGGGGCGGTGGCCTCTCCGCGGATGATCTACGGAGGTTCGATTATCCTTCGCTATCTGCTGGGAAAGCGGCGTTTCGGGACGATGATGTGA
- a CDS encoding inositol monophosphatase family protein: MTDYKTICERVCEVARKAGEYIDSQRKHFSFSDVEFKGVHNMVSYVDKESERMIVEALREILPGSGFITEEGTASCRGERFRWVIDPLDGTTNFVHGLPPYCVSIALMEGEEVVAGVVYEVTHRELFHAWKGSDAYLNGERIVCSKVDRLENALIAVGFSYATIAEVEDFLDGIAYYQRNTDGIRRVGSATADLVYVACGRVDAFSQVKLSAWDVAAGAFIAQRAGAVVTDYSGGGNFIFGREIVAANPLVYDEFIKTVK, from the coding sequence ATGACCGATTACAAAACGATTTGCGAGCGGGTCTGCGAGGTGGCCCGCAAGGCCGGGGAATATATAGATTCGCAGCGCAAACACTTTTCGTTCAGCGATGTGGAGTTCAAGGGTGTGCATAATATGGTCTCCTACGTGGACAAGGAGTCGGAACGGATGATCGTAGAGGCTCTGCGCGAAATCCTGCCCGGCTCGGGTTTTATCACCGAAGAGGGAACGGCTTCCTGCCGCGGAGAGCGTTTCCGGTGGGTGATCGACCCGCTGGACGGAACCACCAATTTCGTGCACGGACTGCCGCCCTACTGCGTGAGCATCGCCCTGATGGAGGGCGAAGAGGTGGTGGCGGGCGTGGTCTACGAAGTGACGCACCGTGAGTTGTTCCATGCGTGGAAAGGTTCGGACGCCTATCTGAACGGGGAGAGAATCGTCTGCTCGAAGGTGGACCGGCTCGAAAACGCCCTGATCGCCGTGGGGTTCTCCTATGCTACGATCGCGGAGGTGGAGGATTTTCTGGACGGAATCGCCTACTACCAGCGCAACACCGACGGTATCCGCCGCGTGGGGTCGGCTACGGCCGATCTGGTCTATGTGGCCTGCGGACGGGTGGACGCCTTCTCGCAGGTGAAGCTCTCGGCCTGGGACGTGGCTGCCGGAGCCTTCATCGCGCAGCGGGCCGGGGCCGTGGTGACGGACTATTCGGGTGGCGGGAACTTCATCTTCGGACGGGAGATCGTGGCGGCGAATCCGCTGGTGTATGACGAATTTATCAAGACCGTAAAATGA
- a CDS encoding NYN domain-containing protein: MTNSITPLRLGVFYDGNFLLHASNYYNYIHPLHTRLSISGLHDFIRTRAARAEECPPARCQIAEAHYFRGRINAAEASQRGNQLYNDRVFEDILMAEGIQTHYLPLRNFSGRKEERGIDVWLSLEVFELAIMHRIDVAVLILSDTDYAPLLRKLCSLGVRTMLLSWEFDYQNDEGGKVVTRTSHELLQLATYPIPMHEEIERGLKQGDPLISGLFVGGDNASSSGSGREVSEILSLKDGYGFIKYPNNNLYFHNKDVIGDFADLAPGDTVEFTVERNPQKQQDVAKNVRKLAPEAGDEKEEFPGLYEM, encoded by the coding sequence ATGACCAACAGTATCACGCCCCTTCGCCTCGGAGTCTTTTATGACGGTAATTTCCTGTTGCACGCATCCAACTACTACAACTATATCCACCCCCTGCATACACGGCTGAGCATCAGCGGACTGCACGATTTCATCCGGACCCGGGCCGCGCGGGCGGAAGAGTGTCCGCCCGCGCGGTGCCAGATCGCTGAAGCCCACTATTTCCGCGGGCGTATCAACGCAGCAGAGGCGTCGCAGCGCGGTAACCAGCTCTACAACGACCGCGTGTTCGAAGACATCCTGATGGCCGAGGGAATCCAGACCCACTATCTGCCCCTGCGGAATTTTTCGGGCCGCAAGGAGGAACGGGGCATCGACGTATGGCTCTCGCTGGAGGTGTTCGAACTGGCCATCATGCACCGCATCGACGTGGCGGTGCTGATCCTCTCCGACACGGACTACGCCCCCCTGCTGCGCAAACTCTGTTCGCTCGGCGTGCGGACCATGCTCCTGAGCTGGGAATTCGACTACCAGAACGACGAGGGAGGCAAGGTAGTCACCCGCACCTCGCACGAACTGCTCCAGCTGGCCACCTATCCCATCCCGATGCACGAGGAGATCGAACGCGGGCTGAAACAGGGAGACCCGTTGATCTCGGGCCTCTTCGTCGGAGGCGACAACGCCTCCTCGTCGGGCTCGGGAAGGGAAGTCAGCGAAATATTGAGCCTGAAAGACGGTTACGGCTTCATCAAATACCCGAACAACAACCTCTATTTCCACAACAAGGACGTCATCGGAGATTTCGCCGATCTGGCCCCCGGCGACACGGTGGAGTTCACCGTGGAGCGGAACCCGCAGAAACAGCAGGACGTGGCGAAAAACGTCCGCAAACTCGCACCCGAAGCCGGGGACGAAAAAGAGGAGTTCCCCGGACTGTACGAAATGTAA
- a CDS encoding OmpP1/FadL family transporter — protein MRKLITVLSVFLSATAFAEGYQVNLQSTRQAGMGHVGTAMKLGAESMHFNPAGLVYMDKKVDLSFGASAVATDVTYRGEGGYHANTDNSISTPMYFYAGFNVWKDMIAAGLSVTTPYGSSLDWGNNWKGAAAVQDIALKSFVFQPTVSLQLLDGLSIGAGLMVATGNFSLSKAVLPAGYLAQLPAFGEAYKDVVPVSVRLKGRSNVRVGYNVGIMWQPCKKIILGASYRSKIRMTVDNGEAVLTYANNAIQSAISGSVSMLDNGTFAASLPLPSNWNFGVSYMPTDRWIVSFDLQYVGWDAYDRLVVDFKENMLNDNDQDLKKDYKNTFVYRLGAQWQALKTLQVRLGAYFDETPVRSNYYNPETPGANKLGVSAGLSYEPVRNMTLDLAFTFIKGFKRDGSYEYLPPLPAGTFSGEYESTAYVPSLGVSVRF, from the coding sequence ATGAGAAAACTAATTACTGTTTTGAGTGTGTTTCTCTCCGCGACGGCTTTCGCAGAGGGGTATCAGGTGAATCTCCAGAGCACCCGCCAGGCGGGTATGGGGCATGTGGGAACGGCCATGAAACTGGGGGCCGAAAGCATGCATTTCAACCCTGCGGGGCTGGTCTATATGGACAAGAAGGTGGACCTGTCGTTCGGAGCCTCCGCCGTGGCCACTGACGTGACCTACCGGGGCGAGGGCGGTTATCATGCCAATACAGACAATTCGATCAGCACGCCCATGTATTTCTATGCAGGCTTCAACGTGTGGAAGGATATGATCGCCGCCGGGCTTTCGGTGACCACCCCTTACGGGAGTTCGCTCGACTGGGGCAATAACTGGAAAGGAGCCGCCGCCGTGCAGGACATCGCTCTCAAGTCGTTCGTCTTCCAGCCCACGGTTTCTCTCCAGCTGCTCGACGGGTTGAGCATCGGAGCCGGCCTGATGGTGGCGACCGGGAATTTCTCGCTCTCGAAGGCGGTGCTTCCGGCCGGGTATCTGGCCCAGCTTCCTGCTTTCGGCGAGGCTTATAAGGACGTGGTGCCCGTGTCGGTCCGTCTGAAGGGGCGTTCGAACGTGCGCGTGGGATACAACGTAGGAATCATGTGGCAGCCCTGCAAGAAGATCATTCTCGGCGCTTCGTACCGTTCGAAAATCCGTATGACGGTCGATAACGGCGAGGCTGTGCTGACCTATGCGAACAATGCGATCCAGTCGGCTATTTCGGGAAGCGTCTCCATGCTGGATAACGGTACTTTCGCCGCTTCGCTTCCGTTGCCTTCGAACTGGAATTTCGGTGTCAGCTACATGCCGACCGACCGCTGGATCGTGTCGTTCGACCTGCAGTACGTGGGGTGGGACGCCTACGACCGGCTGGTGGTCGATTTCAAGGAGAACATGCTCAACGACAACGACCAGGATCTGAAGAAGGATTACAAGAATACGTTCGTATATCGTCTGGGTGCGCAGTGGCAGGCCCTGAAGACCCTTCAGGTGCGTCTGGGTGCCTATTTCGACGAGACGCCCGTGCGGAGCAACTACTACAATCCGGAGACGCCGGGAGCCAACAAGCTGGGCGTGTCGGCCGGCCTGAGCTACGAGCCCGTGCGCAACATGACGCTCGATCTGGCCTTTACGTTCATCAAGGGATTCAAACGCGACGGTTCTTACGAGTACCTGCCGCCCCTGCCCGCAGGAACATTCTCCGGAGAGTATGAATCCACGGCGTATGTTCCCTCGCTGGGTGTGAGCGTGCGCTTCTGA
- the ychF gene encoding redox-regulated ATPase YchF — MALQCGIVGLPNVGKSTLFNCLSNAKAQAANFPFCTIEPNVGVITVPDERLVNLARIDNPKKVIPTTIEIVDIAGLVKGASKGEGLGNKFLANIRNTDAIIHVLRCFENGNITHVDGSVDPVRDKEIIDTELQLKDLETVENRIGKVQKQGQSGGDKNAKRLYEILVQYKTALEQGRSARTVEIDKEDAKLVRELGLLTVKPVLYVCNVDEASAATGNAHVEAVRAAIADEHAELLVVAAATEADIAELEEYEERQMFLEEIGLKESGVNRLIRSAYSLLNLETYFTTGPDETRAWTYTRGTKAPQAAGIIHTDFERGFIRAEVIKYDDYVRLGSEKACREAGKIGIEGKEYVVQDGDIMHFLFNV, encoded by the coding sequence ATGGCACTTCAATGCGGCATAGTCGGATTGCCCAACGTCGGCAAATCGACCCTTTTCAACTGTCTTTCCAACGCCAAGGCCCAGGCGGCCAACTTCCCGTTCTGCACCATAGAGCCCAACGTAGGCGTCATCACGGTACCCGACGAACGGCTGGTGAACCTGGCCCGGATCGACAATCCCAAAAAAGTGATCCCCACCACCATCGAGATCGTGGACATCGCCGGCCTGGTGAAAGGCGCCTCCAAGGGCGAGGGGCTCGGCAACAAGTTCCTGGCCAACATCCGCAACACGGATGCCATCATCCACGTGCTGCGCTGCTTCGAAAACGGCAACATCACCCACGTGGACGGAAGCGTCGATCCCGTGCGCGACAAGGAGATCATCGACACGGAGCTCCAGCTCAAGGACCTCGAAACGGTCGAAAACCGCATCGGCAAGGTGCAGAAGCAGGGACAGTCGGGCGGAGACAAGAACGCCAAACGACTCTACGAAATTCTCGTCCAGTACAAGACGGCGCTGGAGCAGGGCCGTTCGGCCCGCACCGTGGAGATCGACAAGGAGGACGCCAAGCTGGTCAGGGAACTCGGTCTGCTCACCGTCAAACCGGTACTCTACGTCTGCAACGTGGACGAGGCCTCGGCAGCCACGGGCAACGCCCACGTAGAGGCCGTACGGGCCGCCATTGCCGACGAACATGCGGAACTGCTCGTGGTGGCCGCAGCCACCGAAGCGGACATCGCCGAGCTGGAAGAGTATGAAGAACGGCAGATGTTCCTCGAGGAGATCGGCCTCAAGGAGTCGGGTGTCAACCGGCTGATCCGATCGGCATACAGTTTGCTGAACCTGGAGACGTATTTCACCACGGGGCCCGACGAGACCAGGGCCTGGACCTATACACGGGGGACCAAGGCCCCGCAGGCGGCAGGCATCATCCACACCGACTTCGAACGGGGTTTCATCCGCGCCGAGGTGATAAAATACGACGACTACGTGCGGCTGGGTTCCGAAAAGGCGTGCCGGGAGGCGGGCAAGATCGGCATCGAGGGCAAGGAGTACGTGGTCCAGGACGGAGACATCATGCACTTCCTGTTTAACGTATAA
- a CDS encoding TIGR00341 family protein — translation MEETGKKIRRDRYWIGALGRFLRSKFDLDEDKAQQSEVVENIGRGVEFRGTNLWVLIFATFIASLGLNVNSAAVIIGAMLISPLMGPIMGIGLSLGINDFELMKRSLRNFGFMVLVSILTSTLYFWVSPLSTAQSELLARTMPTTYDVMIAFFGGLAGIVAQSRKDRTSTVIPGVAIATALMPPLCTAGFGLATGQLTYFFGAFYLFFINTVFIAFATFFIVRFLKYDKKVFLDKARERKVRRSMILIIVVTIVPSVVIAYRIVQQTIFETNADRYVNAVFRLDRTQVVDYRKTYKGDGKNSRIELLLMGDPVSEDMIESARAQLLSYGLYGTELTVRQPGEMDKLDFSSINVNYAQLLEEKNCQIARLQERLERYAFDTVAVADISREAGVVVGNIAAVSLSRAVRYDTAGRPLDTAVVCLVKPVSAESGIDEDKLAKWLQVRTRSPKVKIYVE, via the coding sequence ATGGAAGAGACGGGAAAAAAGATAAGGAGGGACAGATACTGGATCGGAGCGTTGGGCCGTTTCCTGCGGAGCAAGTTCGATCTGGACGAGGACAAGGCCCAGCAGAGCGAGGTGGTCGAGAACATCGGCCGCGGGGTCGAGTTCCGGGGAACGAACCTCTGGGTGCTGATTTTCGCCACGTTCATCGCCTCGCTGGGGCTCAATGTCAACTCTGCCGCCGTGATCATCGGCGCCATGCTGATCTCTCCGCTGATGGGACCGATCATGGGGATCGGCCTTTCGCTGGGTATCAACGATTTCGAGCTGATGAAGCGCTCGCTGCGCAATTTCGGGTTCATGGTGCTGGTGAGCATCCTCACCTCGACGCTCTATTTCTGGGTCTCTCCGCTCAGTACGGCCCAGAGCGAACTGCTGGCGCGGACGATGCCTACCACCTACGATGTGATGATCGCCTTTTTCGGCGGTCTGGCCGGTATCGTGGCCCAGTCGCGCAAGGACCGCACCTCGACCGTGATTCCCGGCGTGGCGATCGCCACCGCCCTGATGCCGCCCCTCTGTACGGCCGGTTTCGGGCTGGCCACGGGGCAGTTGACCTATTTTTTCGGTGCATTCTATCTGTTTTTCATCAATACGGTTTTTATCGCTTTCGCCACCTTTTTCATCGTCCGTTTCCTGAAGTACGACAAGAAGGTCTTTCTGGACAAGGCGCGGGAGCGGAAGGTGCGCCGTTCGATGATCCTCATCATCGTGGTGACGATCGTGCCCAGCGTGGTGATCGCCTACCGGATCGTGCAGCAGACGATCTTCGAGACCAATGCGGACCGGTACGTGAATGCCGTGTTCCGACTGGACCGCACGCAGGTGGTGGATTACAGGAAAACCTACAAGGGAGACGGGAAAAATTCGCGGATCGAGTTGCTGCTCATGGGTGATCCCGTTTCGGAGGATATGATCGAGAGCGCCCGGGCCCAGCTGCTCAGTTACGGGCTCTATGGAACGGAACTGACTGTGCGCCAGCCGGGGGAGATGGATAAGCTCGATTTCAGTTCGATCAACGTGAATTACGCGCAGCTTCTCGAGGAGAAGAACTGCCAGATCGCCCGTTTGCAGGAACGTCTGGAACGGTACGCCTTCGACACGGTGGCCGTGGCCGATATTTCCCGTGAGGCGGGTGTCGTGGTGGGGAACATCGCGGCGGTGTCGCTCTCCCGTGCGGTGAGGTACGACACGGCGGGCCGGCCGCTCGATACGGCGGTCGTGTGCTTGGTCAAACCGGTCTCCGCCGAATCGGGGATCGACGAGGATAAACTGGCGAAGTGGCTGCAGGTGCGGACACGGAGTCCGAAAGTGAAGATTTATGTCGAATAG